One segment of Pan paniscus chromosome 20, NHGRI_mPanPan1-v2.0_pri, whole genome shotgun sequence DNA contains the following:
- the NOSIP gene encoding nitric oxide synthase-interacting protein isoform X1, with protein sequence MTRHGKNCTAGAVYTYHEKKKDTAASGYGTQNIRLSRDAVKDFDCCCLSLQPCHNPVVTPDGYLYEREAILEYILHQKKEIARQMKAYEKQRGTRREEQKELQRAASQDHVRGFLEKESAIVSRPLNPFTAKALSGTSPGDSDDVQPGPSVGPPTKDKDKVLPSFWIPSLTPEAKATKLEKPSRTVTCPMSGKPLRMSDLTPVHFTPLDSSVDRVGLITRSERYVCAVTRDSLSNATPCAVLRPSGAVVTLECVEKLIRKDMVDPVTGDKLIDRDIIVLQRGGTGFAGSGVKLQAEKSRPVMQA encoded by the exons ATGACGCGGCATGGCAAGAACTGCACCGCAGGGGCCGTCTACACCTACCACGAGAAGAAGAAGGACACAG CGGCCTCGGGCTATGGGACCCAGAACATTCGACTGAGCCGGGATGCCGTGAAGGACTTCGACTGCTGTTGTCTCTCCCTGCAGCCTTGCCACAATCCTGTTGTCAC CCCAGATGGCTACCTGTATGAGCGTGAGGCCATCCTGGAGTACATTCTGCACCAGAAGAAGGAGATTGCCCGGCAGATGAAG GCCTACGAGAAGCAGCGGGGCACCCGGCGCGAGGAGCAGAAGGAGCTTCAGCGGGCGGCCTCGCAGGACCATGTGCGgggcttcctggagaaggagTCGGCTATCGTGAGCCGGCCCCTCAACCCTTTCACAGCCAAGGCCCTCTCCGGCACCAGCCCAGGTGACTCAG ATGATGTCCAACCTGGGCCCAGTGTGGGTCCTCCAACTAAGGACAAGGACAAAGTGCTGCCCAGCTTCTGGATCCCGTCGCTGACGCCCGAAGCCAAGGCCACCAAGCTGGAGAAGCCG TCCCGCACGGTGACCTGCCCCATGTCAGGGAAGCCCCTGCGCATGTCGGACCTGACGCCCGTGCACTTCACACCGCTAGACAGCTCCGTGGACCGCGTGGGGCTCATCACGCGCAGCGAGCGCTACGTGTGCGCCGTGACCCGCGACAGCCTGAGCAACGCCACCCCCTGCGCTGTGCTGCGGCCCTC TGGGGCTGTGGTCACCCTCGAATGCGTGGAGAAGCTGATTCGGAAGGACATGGTGGACCCTGTGACTGGAGACAAACTCATAGACCGCGACATCATCGTGCTGCAGCGG GGCGGTACCGGCTTCGCGGGCTCCGGAGTGAAGCTGCAAGCGGAGAAATCACGGCCGGTGATGCAGGCCTGA
- the NOSIP gene encoding nitric oxide synthase-interacting protein isoform X2, giving the protein MTRHGKNCTAGAVYTYHEKKKDTAASGYGTQNIRLSRDAVKDFDCCCLSLQPCHNPVVTPDGYLYEREAILEYILHQKKEIARQMKAYEKQRGTRREEQKELQRAASQDHVRGFLEKESAIVSRPLNPFTAKALSGTSPDDVQPGPSVGPPTKDKDKVLPSFWIPSLTPEAKATKLEKPSRTVTCPMSGKPLRMSDLTPVHFTPLDSSVDRVGLITRSERYVCAVTRDSLSNATPCAVLRPSGAVVTLECVEKLIRKDMVDPVTGDKLIDRDIIVLQRGGTGFAGSGVKLQAEKSRPVMQA; this is encoded by the exons ATGACGCGGCATGGCAAGAACTGCACCGCAGGGGCCGTCTACACCTACCACGAGAAGAAGAAGGACACAG CGGCCTCGGGCTATGGGACCCAGAACATTCGACTGAGCCGGGATGCCGTGAAGGACTTCGACTGCTGTTGTCTCTCCCTGCAGCCTTGCCACAATCCTGTTGTCAC CCCAGATGGCTACCTGTATGAGCGTGAGGCCATCCTGGAGTACATTCTGCACCAGAAGAAGGAGATTGCCCGGCAGATGAAG GCCTACGAGAAGCAGCGGGGCACCCGGCGCGAGGAGCAGAAGGAGCTTCAGCGGGCGGCCTCGCAGGACCATGTGCGgggcttcctggagaaggagTCGGCTATCGTGAGCCGGCCCCTCAACCCTTTCACAGCCAAGGCCCTCTCCGGCACCAGCCCAG ATGATGTCCAACCTGGGCCCAGTGTGGGTCCTCCAACTAAGGACAAGGACAAAGTGCTGCCCAGCTTCTGGATCCCGTCGCTGACGCCCGAAGCCAAGGCCACCAAGCTGGAGAAGCCG TCCCGCACGGTGACCTGCCCCATGTCAGGGAAGCCCCTGCGCATGTCGGACCTGACGCCCGTGCACTTCACACCGCTAGACAGCTCCGTGGACCGCGTGGGGCTCATCACGCGCAGCGAGCGCTACGTGTGCGCCGTGACCCGCGACAGCCTGAGCAACGCCACCCCCTGCGCTGTGCTGCGGCCCTC TGGGGCTGTGGTCACCCTCGAATGCGTGGAGAAGCTGATTCGGAAGGACATGGTGGACCCTGTGACTGGAGACAAACTCATAGACCGCGACATCATCGTGCTGCAGCGG GGCGGTACCGGCTTCGCGGGCTCCGGAGTGAAGCTGCAAGCGGAGAAATCACGGCCGGTGATGCAGGCCTGA